A single window of bacterium DNA harbors:
- a CDS encoding glycoside hydrolase family 38 C-terminal domain-containing protein translates to MPATGQRTARLLSGYAKSLSGTAIDYESPLPWLNHALIARASDGRSAIAWETDPCPPVRAGGRLRFVWLAGLGCNLGEQRFRLHLNGEPVLEFTSRDAESWQKGGREGIVLSFQGMSRDRYNDRFGLMMLDLPAKCCPAGAPLTLTVVGDSAASAAWYMTFTGPVRQEVLIQPSSLLLRNQGHPVQPVRVEVIFLHPSGRVVLRPEGGPEQRHRLHFGRNTFTLLYPPVAQEASRTLQVELGGEVLSQSFVLKPVRPWEIYFVQHTHTDIGYTRPQTDILAEHLRYLDFALDYCDQTDALPDEARFRWTCETAWAVREYLKCRPSNQIARLKQRVQEGRIEVTAMLLNWAEVADENALLHSLEAVRSFREAGLPVETAMQDDVNGFAWCLVDYLHDLGIRYVTSGINDARALKPFAVPTAFWWESPAGKRVLAFRADHYMTGNMIGLTGGGLERLEDGLPRYLERLAADGYRMNRVSLQYSGYYTDNAPPSTGAAEIIRQWNEKYLYPHLRNATVHEFLTAIEREEGADLPVLRVAWPDWWTDGYGCAMRETAAGRATQAGMVVNKGLLAMAQLLGAALPEAAQRQAEAVMENLHFYNEHTFGAAESISDPLAENSQVQWSEKASYVWQAVMGARLLRETALGQLQALLPPAGPPLIAVYNTLNWPRSGLVTLFVDNQILPRDKAFRILDDGGREAAVQLLASRAEGCTWTLWAEEIPALGCRTYRIVAGEQPAPLAEKFVPAEGIIENGYYRAELDARKGTLRSLLDLELGLELLDPQREWDLGALIYERLQDRRALEELRLGPHTRTALKNVRIEPGTDGPIWQSIRITGECDGFGGTAPVSCELRFYKKMKQIELLFRARKLAVTDPEAVYVAFPFALPEGSLLFEAQGGVVRPGENQLEGTASDWNTVQNFAALHNGRAQIVLVSDDIPLMQFGGINTGRYQRAARPLSQQIFSWVLNNYWTTNFRAAQEGEISWSYQFTSGTEASDESAARFGWSRRLPLVARVLPAAGQAAGLRTALPPPVSLWPFKPAPVLLVSAQPAKEGVLLHLRELSGRVVRLEWQEPGTSWQAEACNPFGEPLADASDLALAPLEVKFIRLWRQGR, encoded by the coding sequence ATGCCCGCAACCGGTCAACGAACGGCAAGACTGCTCAGCGGCTATGCGAAGAGCCTCTCCGGGACCGCCATCGACTATGAATCGCCGCTGCCCTGGCTTAACCACGCCCTGATCGCGCGCGCGAGTGATGGCCGGTCGGCGATCGCCTGGGAAACCGATCCCTGTCCGCCGGTCCGTGCTGGCGGCCGGCTGCGGTTCGTCTGGCTCGCCGGCCTCGGCTGCAACCTCGGCGAGCAGCGTTTCCGGCTCCATCTCAACGGCGAGCCGGTTCTGGAGTTCACCAGCCGGGATGCCGAAAGCTGGCAAAAGGGCGGGAGAGAGGGCATCGTGCTCTCCTTTCAAGGCATGAGCCGCGACCGCTATAACGATCGATTCGGGCTGATGATGCTTGACCTGCCCGCGAAGTGCTGTCCGGCCGGCGCTCCCCTGACTTTGACGGTCGTGGGTGACTCCGCCGCCAGCGCTGCCTGGTATATGACCTTCACCGGGCCTGTCCGGCAGGAGGTGCTGATCCAGCCGTCGAGCCTGCTGCTGCGCAATCAAGGCCATCCGGTGCAGCCGGTCCGCGTCGAGGTCATTTTTCTGCACCCTTCCGGCAGGGTGGTCCTGCGGCCGGAGGGCGGACCGGAACAGCGCCATCGCCTCCATTTCGGGCGCAATACCTTCACCCTGCTCTACCCCCCGGTTGCCCAGGAGGCGTCCCGTACCCTGCAGGTCGAGCTCGGCGGCGAGGTGCTCTCACAAAGCTTCGTCCTCAAACCGGTGCGACCCTGGGAGATCTATTTCGTCCAGCACACCCACACCGACATCGGCTACACCCGGCCGCAGACTGACATCCTCGCCGAGCATCTCCGCTACCTGGACTTTGCCCTCGACTACTGCGATCAGACGGATGCGCTGCCGGATGAGGCGCGCTTCCGCTGGACGTGTGAGACCGCCTGGGCGGTGCGTGAATACCTCAAGTGCCGCCCGTCAAACCAAATCGCCCGGCTGAAACAGCGCGTGCAGGAGGGGCGCATCGAGGTGACCGCGATGCTGCTCAACTGGGCGGAGGTGGCCGACGAAAACGCCCTGCTTCATTCGCTTGAGGCGGTCCGGAGTTTCCGGGAGGCCGGCCTGCCGGTGGAGACGGCGATGCAGGATGACGTCAACGGCTTCGCCTGGTGTCTGGTCGACTATCTGCACGACCTGGGCATCCGCTATGTCACCTCGGGCATCAACGACGCGCGCGCCCTCAAACCCTTTGCGGTGCCCACCGCCTTCTGGTGGGAATCGCCCGCCGGCAAGCGGGTGCTCGCCTTCCGCGCCGACCACTATATGACCGGCAACATGATCGGCCTCACCGGCGGCGGTCTCGAACGCCTCGAGGACGGCCTGCCGCGTTATCTCGAGCGGCTGGCGGCGGACGGCTACCGTATGAACCGGGTGAGTTTGCAATATAGCGGCTATTACACCGACAATGCCCCGCCCTCGACCGGCGCTGCAGAGATCATCCGCCAGTGGAACGAGAAGTATCTCTACCCGCATCTGCGCAACGCCACGGTGCATGAATTTCTCACTGCCATCGAGCGGGAGGAGGGCGCGGATCTGCCGGTGCTGCGTGTTGCCTGGCCGGACTGGTGGACCGACGGCTATGGCTGCGCCATGCGCGAGACCGCGGCCGGGCGCGCGACCCAGGCGGGGATGGTGGTGAATAAGGGGCTGCTCGCTATGGCGCAACTGCTGGGGGCGGCGCTGCCGGAGGCGGCGCAACGCCAGGCCGAGGCGGTGATGGAAAATCTCCATTTTTATAACGAGCACACCTTCGGAGCAGCGGAGAGCATCAGCGATCCCCTGGCCGAGAACAGCCAGGTGCAGTGGTCGGAAAAGGCCTCTTACGTCTGGCAGGCGGTGATGGGCGCCCGTCTGCTGCGCGAAACCGCCCTCGGGCAACTGCAGGCCCTGCTTCCTCCCGCCGGCCCGCCCTTGATTGCGGTCTACAACACCCTCAACTGGCCGCGCTCGGGTCTGGTCACCCTTTTTGTCGACAACCAGATCCTGCCCAGGGACAAGGCTTTCCGCATTCTCGATGACGGCGGCCGCGAGGCTGCGGTGCAGCTGCTCGCCAGCCGCGCAGAGGGCTGCACTTGGACGCTGTGGGCCGAGGAGATCCCCGCGCTGGGCTGCCGGACCTACCGGATCGTGGCAGGAGAGCAGCCCGCGCCGCTGGCGGAAAAATTTGTCCCAGCTGAGGGGATCATCGAAAATGGCTATTACCGGGCAGAGCTCGATGCTCGGAAAGGTACGCTGCGCTCACTGCTGGACCTTGAACTCGGCCTGGAGCTACTCGATCCGCAGCGGGAGTGGGATCTGGGCGCGCTGATCTATGAACGGTTGCAGGACCGCCGGGCGCTGGAGGAACTGCGGCTGGGGCCGCATACGCGAACCGCTCTCAAGAACGTCCGGATCGAGCCGGGCACCGATGGGCCGATCTGGCAAAGCATCCGGATCACCGGCGAGTGCGACGGCTTTGGCGGCACGGCGCCGGTGAGCTGCGAACTGCGGTTTTATAAAAAGATGAAGCAGATCGAGCTGCTCTTCCGGGCGCGCAAGCTGGCGGTGACCGATCCCGAGGCGGTCTATGTGGCTTTCCCCTTCGCCCTACCGGAGGGGAGTCTGCTGTTCGAGGCCCAGGGCGGCGTGGTCCGACCGGGGGAGAATCAGCTGGAGGGGACGGCCAGCGACTGGAACACGGTGCAGAATTTCGCCGCGTTGCACAACGGCCGGGCGCAGATCGTCCTGGTCAGCGACGACATCCCGCTGATGCAGTTCGGCGGCATTAATACCGGGCGCTACCAGCGCGCCGCCCGTCCGCTCTCGCAGCAGATCTTTTCCTGGGTGCTGAACAACTACTGGACGACCAATTTCCGCGCCGCTCAGGAAGGGGAGATCAGCTGGTCCTATCAGTTTACCTCGGGGACGGAGGCCTCCGATGAATCGGCGGCCCGCTTCGGTTGGAGCCGGCGGCTGCCGCTGGTGGCGAGGGTGTTGCCGGCAGCCGGCCAGGCTGCCGGACTGCGCACGGCGTTACCGCCGCCGGTCTCGCTATGGCCCTTCAAGCCTGCGCCGGTGCTGCTGGTGTCCGCCCAACCGGCCAAGGAGGGGGTCCTCCTTCACTTGCGCGAGCTCTCGGGCCGGGTGGTGCGGCTCGAGTGGCAGGAACCCGGCACCAGCTGGCAAGCGGAGGCCTGCAATCCCTTCGGTGAGCCGCTCGCCGATGCCAGCGACCTGGCGTTGGCCCCGCTTGAAGTCAAGTTCATCCGGCTGTGGCGCCAGGGCCGATGA
- a CDS encoding radical SAM protein: MRVLVVNPPFLPRYCRSHRVPAVEKSGNLFYPHWLALAAAVLDAHNHLIQLHDCPADGIGLDQLLQLTVQFDPGLILLETSTPSWYADCETAQALKEQLRHTRICMTGHHATAFWHETLERAPAIDYIALGEYEESVTELADALEAGADDRNIPGVATRSHLHHGHPVERPLNEELDKLPFVSPIYKRFLHPTHYTFNLSRHPFVQIMAGRGCSSTCFFCPFPQISHGHTYRHRTAENIVREMLWIQENMPEVRQINFEDENFGEDKAFARRLGEVAQVRGITLPIFANISAQLDSATLDALKAAGLHNCAVGFDTRRYSFLEKMQKHQSDKSIATFMQAASRHDILVHGCFLVGFPGETRRSMEELYQWARRIKPDSAQFYPIMPYPGTGAWRYYQHHGYLATLNFRDWLTHAGWSRCVLNLPSLTPKMIDRFCDRATIRFHLHPLYLARKLRQAITRPAEGFRSLRAGWQLLQYFRIKRLHPQPPLKVHPLPFSDTWRITPEIPAGRMQVMAQASSHSGAADARQPDQE; encoded by the coding sequence ATGCGTGTGCTTGTCGTCAATCCCCCCTTCCTTCCCCGCTACTGCCGCAGCCACCGGGTTCCGGCGGTCGAGAAATCCGGCAACCTCTTTTATCCGCACTGGCTCGCCCTGGCCGCTGCGGTGCTCGATGCGCACAACCATCTCATCCAGCTTCATGACTGCCCGGCCGATGGCATCGGTCTGGATCAACTCCTCCAGCTGACCGTCCAGTTCGATCCCGGTCTGATTCTTCTGGAGACCTCGACCCCGAGCTGGTACGCCGACTGCGAGACCGCCCAGGCCCTGAAGGAGCAGCTCCGCCACACCCGTATCTGTATGACCGGCCACCACGCCACCGCCTTCTGGCATGAAACCCTGGAGCGCGCCCCGGCGATCGACTATATCGCTCTCGGTGAATACGAAGAGAGCGTTACCGAACTGGCCGATGCGCTCGAAGCGGGCGCGGATGACCGGAACATCCCCGGTGTGGCGACCCGAAGCCACCTACACCATGGCCACCCGGTGGAGCGGCCGCTCAACGAGGAACTAGACAAGCTGCCTTTTGTTTCACCTATCTACAAACGCTTTCTGCATCCCACCCATTACACCTTCAACCTCTCGCGCCACCCCTTCGTCCAGATCATGGCGGGACGCGGCTGCTCCTCAACCTGCTTTTTTTGCCCTTTTCCGCAGATCTCGCATGGCCACACCTACCGCCACCGCACGGCGGAAAATATTGTCCGGGAGATGCTCTGGATTCAGGAGAATATGCCGGAAGTGCGCCAGATCAATTTCGAGGACGAAAACTTCGGCGAAGACAAGGCCTTCGCCCGCCGGCTGGGGGAAGTCGCGCAGGTCCGCGGGATCACCTTGCCGATCTTCGCCAATATCAGCGCCCAGCTCGACAGCGCCACCCTCGACGCGCTCAAGGCTGCCGGCCTCCACAACTGCGCCGTCGGTTTTGATACCCGTCGTTATTCATTCCTGGAAAAAATGCAAAAACATCAAAGTGACAAGAGCATCGCCACCTTCATGCAGGCCGCCAGCCGCCATGATATCCTGGTCCACGGGTGTTTCCTGGTCGGTTTTCCGGGAGAAACCCGGCGCAGCATGGAGGAACTCTATCAGTGGGCCCGCCGCATCAAACCCGACAGCGCTCAATTTTATCCGATCATGCCCTATCCCGGGACCGGTGCCTGGCGCTACTACCAGCATCACGGCTATCTGGCCACCCTCAACTTCCGCGATTGGCTCACCCACGCGGGATGGTCCCGCTGTGTCCTCAACCTGCCGAGCTTGACCCCTAAAATGATCGACCGGTTCTGCGACCGTGCCACGATCCGTTTCCACCTCCACCCCCTCTATCTGGCCCGCAAGTTGCGTCAAGCGATCACCCGTCCGGCCGAGGGCTTCCGCTCCCTCCGCGCGGGCTGGCAGCTCCTCCAGTATTTCCGCATCAAGCGTCTGCATCCCCAGCCCCCCCTCAAGGTGCACCCCCTTCCCTTTTCCGATACCTGGCGGATCACGCCGGAGATCCCTGCCGGCCGCATGCAGGTGATGGCGCAGGCGTCATCACATTCGGGTGCGGCGGATGCCCGCCAGCCCGATCAGGAGTGA
- a CDS encoding YitT family protein, with amino-acid sequence MVAAKQLIQSINRRHLFRDYLAILLGAFIMASGIAIFLVDAKVVPGGVSGLAMAFHYLSGDRFPVGMMMWIMNIPLYIWGVRELGKQFGARTFVGFTANSFFIDLLRGEAPGLDFIHLHDHPAIINLRQHDFLFLILIGSVLLGVGLGIIFKFRGSTAGSDVLAAVGQKRWGLKPGMVFMGVDSLVISFAGFVIQYRHLSSERPALVLTLYAFFLLFVSSHLVDVIIDGFDYARSVMIISGKPEEISLHIVQDMGRGATAIAAQGVYTNEPRKVLYTVVSRKEIATLIEVVKSIDPQAFIIINNVHEVLGEGFRGRI; translated from the coding sequence ATGGTCGCAGCCAAGCAATTGATCCAATCCATCAACCGGAGGCACCTTTTCCGGGATTATCTGGCCATCCTCCTGGGGGCTTTTATCATGGCCTCCGGCATCGCCATCTTTCTGGTGGACGCCAAGGTGGTCCCCGGCGGTGTCAGCGGACTTGCCATGGCTTTCCACTATCTCAGTGGCGACCGGTTTCCGGTCGGCATGATGATGTGGATCATGAATATCCCGCTCTACATCTGGGGTGTCCGGGAACTGGGCAAGCAATTTGGCGCCCGCACCTTCGTCGGCTTCACCGCCAACTCCTTTTTCATCGACCTGCTGCGCGGAGAGGCTCCGGGCTTAGACTTCATCCACCTGCACGACCATCCGGCCATCATCAACCTGCGCCAGCACGATTTCCTCTTTCTCATTCTCATCGGCAGCGTCTTGCTGGGGGTCGGCCTCGGCATCATCTTCAAATTCCGCGGTAGCACCGCCGGCTCGGATGTGCTTGCGGCCGTCGGACAAAAGCGCTGGGGACTCAAACCCGGCATGGTCTTCATGGGCGTCGATTCACTGGTCATCAGCTTCGCCGGCTTTGTCATCCAGTACCGCCACCTCAGTTCCGAACGCCCGGCCCTGGTGCTGACCCTGTACGCCTTCTTCCTGCTCTTCGTCTCCAGCCATCTGGTGGATGTGATCATCGATGGATTTGATTATGCCCGTTCGGTGATGATCATCTCCGGCAAGCCCGAGGAGATCTCCCTGCACATCGTCCAGGACATGGGACGGGGGGCGACCGCCATCGCCGCCCAGGGCGTCTATACCAACGAGCCCCGCAAGGTGCTCTATACCGTGGTCAGCCGTAAGGAGATCGCCACCCTTATTGAGGTGGTCAAGTCGATCGATCCCCAGGCCTTCATCATCATCAACAACGTTCACGAGGTGCTCGGCGAGGGCTTTCGCGGCCGGATCTAG
- a CDS encoding TonB-dependent receptor, protein MKSLLLIFLTAALAAAQPWSLSGQVYDQQNGLPLAGAQITVDGTLLGAISADDGRFQLQHLSSSYADLTVRLLGYETAHLSVQRMPETSPAIPLRPTVLPLQSILITASRSRESEWSPSITTLKQQEIQRRYTVQDLPVLLSEMPSSTFYSESGNGIGYTYLSLRGFDQRRVSVLVNGVPQNDPEDHMVYWLDFPDLAANLEDIQVQRGAGSSFSSTPAIGGAINLITSNFSRRCGITLTGGYGAFNTRKYGLTASSGLADNRYAIYGRLSKISSDGYRDNSWVELGSYFLGAARFDKNMTTQINTYGGPVSDHLAYYGVPAAALSNRTARRDNPIRRKEEIENFSQPHYELIHEWRLGRTTLHNTLFYIRGEGFYDYDGSWAPYSYFRITPENGFAVTGDPDNLYIPNTLIHATVANDQYGWMPRAQINHDRGVLTLGGEARLHRSLHYGTLKWGEALPPGVTPDYRYYEYRGGKRMFSLYANEVYSASGKLRLLGEATLVHHTYRLYDEKYIGTDFSVPYLFFNPRIGANYRFSPRWSGYLTLARTSREPRLKNLYDAAEASTPASWGAPVRPQFVVRGAGYDFASPLVRHETLYDLEAGGGYTGSRLALTANYYRMEFHNEIVKSGRLDRFGQPVTGNARRTRHQGFELVGRTRLGPMWQVSGNLTWSRNTLVRHTQYTGAGAVRLDGNPIAGFPDLLANARVSYHSGAWNIALIGRHVGSFYTTNFRDPARRVAACTLADLQVTCTLVRVPGLQSVSWQLTATNLFDRLYAAGGEGDEFFPGATRSLFAGMNLEL, encoded by the coding sequence ATGAAATCTCTCCTTTTGATCTTTCTGACAGCCGCTCTGGCTGCGGCGCAGCCCTGGTCGCTCTCCGGTCAGGTCTACGACCAGCAGAACGGCCTGCCCCTCGCGGGGGCGCAGATCACCGTGGACGGCACCCTGCTGGGCGCCATCAGCGCGGACGATGGACGCTTTCAGCTGCAGCACCTTTCCAGTTCCTACGCTGATCTCACGGTCCGGCTGCTGGGTTACGAGACGGCCCATCTCTCGGTGCAGAGAATGCCCGAGACATCTCCAGCGATCCCCTTGCGGCCGACCGTTCTGCCCTTGCAGAGCATCCTTATTACCGCATCTCGCAGCCGCGAAAGCGAATGGTCGCCTTCCATCACCACCCTCAAGCAGCAGGAAATCCAGCGGCGCTATACCGTTCAGGATCTCCCCGTCCTTCTCTCCGAGATGCCCTCCAGCACCTTCTATTCGGAGAGCGGCAACGGCATCGGTTACACTTATCTCTCCCTGAGGGGCTTCGACCAGCGCCGGGTGTCTGTTCTGGTTAACGGTGTGCCCCAGAATGATCCCGAAGATCACATGGTCTATTGGCTGGATTTCCCCGATCTCGCGGCGAACCTTGAGGATATCCAGGTCCAACGCGGCGCCGGCAGCTCGTTCAGCAGCACCCCGGCCATCGGAGGAGCGATCAATCTGATCACCTCCAATTTCAGCCGCCGCTGCGGCATCACCCTGACCGGCGGTTATGGCGCTTTCAACACCCGCAAATACGGCCTCACCGCCAGCTCCGGGCTGGCAGACAACCGGTACGCCATCTATGGGCGGCTCAGCAAGATCAGCAGTGATGGCTACCGCGATAACAGTTGGGTCGAGCTGGGCAGTTATTTCCTTGGCGCTGCGCGCTTCGACAAGAACATGACCACCCAGATCAATACCTACGGCGGCCCGGTCTCCGATCATCTCGCCTATTACGGCGTCCCGGCGGCTGCTTTGTCGAACCGGACCGCTCGCCGGGACAATCCCATCCGCCGAAAAGAGGAGATCGAGAATTTCTCGCAGCCTCATTACGAGCTGATCCACGAGTGGCGCCTCGGCCGGACCACGCTGCACAATACCCTCTTTTATATCCGCGGCGAGGGTTTTTATGATTATGACGGCTCCTGGGCCCCCTACAGCTATTTCCGGATCACGCCCGAAAACGGTTTTGCGGTCACAGGCGATCCCGACAATCTCTACATTCCGAACACCTTGATCCACGCCACGGTGGCGAATGACCAGTACGGCTGGATGCCGCGCGCGCAGATCAACCACGATCGCGGTGTGCTCACCCTGGGCGGCGAAGCACGCCTGCACCGCTCCCTCCATTACGGCACGCTGAAATGGGGCGAAGCGCTGCCGCCGGGCGTCACTCCGGATTACCGTTACTACGAGTACCGCGGCGGCAAGCGGATGTTCTCTCTCTACGCCAATGAAGTCTATTCGGCATCCGGCAAGTTGCGGCTGCTGGGCGAGGCGACCCTGGTGCATCACACCTACCGGCTCTATGATGAAAAGTATATCGGTACCGACTTTTCCGTACCCTACCTCTTCTTCAATCCGCGGATCGGGGCGAACTACCGCTTCAGCCCGCGCTGGAGCGGTTATCTCACGCTTGCACGGACCAGCCGCGAGCCGCGGCTCAAGAATCTCTACGATGCCGCCGAGGCGAGTACGCCGGCCAGTTGGGGCGCGCCAGTGCGGCCGCAGTTCGTTGTGCGTGGCGCCGGCTATGATTTCGCGTCGCCCCTGGTCCGCCACGAGACCCTGTACGATCTCGAGGCGGGCGGCGGCTATACCGGCAGTCGGTTGGCGCTGACGGCCAATTACTACCGGATGGAATTCCACAACGAGATCGTCAAGAGCGGGCGGCTGGACCGATTCGGCCAGCCGGTCACCGGTAATGCGCGACGCACCCGGCACCAGGGGTTCGAGCTGGTGGGGCGGACGCGGCTCGGGCCGATGTGGCAGGTCAGCGGCAATCTCACCTGGAGCCGCAATACCCTGGTTCGTCACACCCAATACACCGGGGCGGGCGCGGTGCGGCTGGATGGCAATCCCATCGCCGGCTTTCCCGATCTGCTGGCCAATGCCCGGGTGAGCTACCACAGCGGGGCTTGGAACATCGCCCTGATTGGCCGCCATGTCGGCTCTTTTTATACCACCAATTTCCGCGATCCCGCCCGGCGGGTGGCCGCCTGCACCCTAGCGGACCTCCAGGTGACCTGTACCCTAGTGAGGGTGCCCGGTTTGCAGTCGGTCTCCTGGCAGCTGACGGCGACCAACCTCTTCGACCGCCTCTATGCGGCCGGGGGCGAGGGTGACGAATTCTTTCCCGGGGCGACACGGTCGCTCTTCGCCGGGATGAATCTGGAGCTGTGA
- a CDS encoding thiamine diphosphokinase gives MHNWTSALIIGNGPLPPRRRILPLIASGTLIVCADGGANRARMRGLRPHVIVGDLDSLRPETAAAFPEARIVRIGDQESTDLEKAIDYVLKQGIGRAIVIGATGRRPDHELANLSILARYQGRLELSFLDAWSRIRIVDGEISLPLEIGTTVSLLPLGRCEGITTRGLEWPLNNASLEPGVRESISNRVISSPVLIRLRNGKLLFFIIDRL, from the coding sequence ATGCATAACTGGACGAGCGCCCTGATTATCGGCAACGGCCCCCTGCCGCCGCGCCGGCGGATCTTGCCGCTCATCGCGTCCGGCACACTGATCGTATGCGCCGACGGCGGGGCCAACCGCGCCCGGATGCGCGGGCTCCGGCCCCATGTCATCGTCGGCGATCTGGATTCCCTGCGTCCGGAAACGGCGGCCGCCTTCCCCGAAGCCCGGATCGTACGCATTGGGGACCAGGAAAGTACCGATCTCGAGAAGGCCATCGATTATGTGCTAAAGCAGGGGATCGGCCGGGCGATCGTCATCGGCGCCACGGGGCGGCGTCCCGACCACGAGCTGGCCAATCTGAGCATTCTCGCCCGCTATCAGGGCCGGCTGGAGCTTTCCTTTCTGGATGCCTGGTCGCGGATCCGGATTGTTGACGGCGAGATCTCGTTGCCCCTGGAGATTGGCACCACGGTCTCCCTGCTGCCCCTGGGACGATGTGAGGGGATTACGACTCGGGGACTGGAATGGCCCCTGAACAATGCATCGCTCGAGCCGGGTGTGCGCGAGAGCATCAGCAACCGAGTGATTTCCTCCCCGGTCCTGATCCGTCTGCGCAATGGCAAACTCCTCTTTTTTATCATCGACCGGCTGTGA
- a CDS encoding sodium:solute symporter family protein — protein sequence MIILYFSAIIWVGYRSRGGQRGTSGSENPGEADFLLAGRTLTLPVFVATLVSTWYGGILGTGEYSYSFGLASWVIFGAPYYVFALIFALFLAGRVRETGLLTIPDKLACHYGQPAALLGALLVFLLVTPAPYLLMLGVLAQLIFGLPLSLTLLLVTLTSIIYLIKGGFRANVMVNLVEFLLMFLGFFLIIGFALHSYGGPAFLRHNLPPVNLTWTGGNPPQFILVWFFIALWTLVDPGFHQRCYAARDSATARRGILVSILFWMLFDFLTTTTGLYARAVLPRLESPIFSYPLLAERLLPPVAKALFFIGLLATIMSTLSSYAFIGGMTIGNDIAGRLARWRRDREAGTQPGGRDATHPAAIDALVKRWTQIGLLLASLYGILLALALPSVVRIWYAVGTTCIPGLLLPVLAGYMPGLVLKPRYAFAAMLGGWLLSLTWLLWGVLHPSGYWWGIEPMYPGLALSLLIGLAGIRRTRM from the coding sequence TTGATTATATTGTACTTTTCGGCCATTATTTGGGTGGGTTATCGCAGCCGCGGCGGGCAGCGGGGGACGAGCGGGAGCGAGAATCCGGGCGAGGCCGACTTTCTCCTCGCAGGGCGGACCTTGACGCTGCCGGTCTTCGTGGCCACCCTGGTCTCCACCTGGTATGGCGGCATTCTCGGGACCGGGGAGTACTCCTATTCGTTCGGCCTCGCGAGCTGGGTGATCTTCGGAGCGCCCTATTACGTCTTTGCTCTGATCTTTGCCCTTTTTCTGGCGGGACGGGTGCGTGAAACCGGTTTGCTGACGATTCCGGACAAACTGGCCTGCCATTACGGCCAGCCCGCAGCGTTGCTGGGAGCGCTGCTGGTCTTCCTGCTGGTCACTCCGGCCCCCTATCTGCTGATGCTCGGCGTGCTGGCACAGCTCATCTTCGGCCTGCCCCTGTCGCTGACTCTCCTCCTGGTGACCCTGACCAGCATAATCTATCTGATCAAGGGAGGCTTTCGCGCCAACGTCATGGTCAACCTCGTCGAATTCCTCCTCATGTTCCTCGGCTTTTTCCTCATCATCGGCTTCGCCCTCCACAGCTATGGAGGTCCGGCCTTTCTCCGGCACAATCTTCCTCCGGTCAACCTCACCTGGACCGGCGGCAACCCTCCTCAATTCATCCTGGTCTGGTTTTTCATCGCCCTATGGACCCTGGTCGATCCCGGCTTTCATCAACGCTGCTACGCCGCCCGGGACAGCGCCACCGCGCGGCGCGGCATTCTGGTCTCCATTCTCTTCTGGATGCTCTTTGATTTCCTCACCACCACCACCGGCCTTTATGCGCGCGCCGTTCTGCCCAGGCTGGAATCGCCGATCTTTTCCTATCCGCTGCTGGCGGAACGTCTGCTGCCACCGGTCGCCAAGGCACTCTTTTTCATCGGGCTGCTGGCTACCATCATGTCGACGCTGAGCAGTTATGCCTTCATCGGGGGTATGACCATCGGCAACGACATCGCCGGGCGACTTGCGCGCTGGCGGCGGGACCGTGAAGCTGGGACGCAGCCGGGTGGGCGTGATGCGACGCACCCGGCTGCAATCGATGCGCTGGTTAAACGCTGGACGCAGATTGGCCTGCTGCTCGCATCGCTCTACGGAATCCTGCTGGCCCTGGCCCTGCCCTCGGTCGTGCGCATCTGGTATGCGGTGGGTACCACCTGCATCCCGGGTTTATTGCTGCCGGTGCTGGCCGGTTACATGCCGGGCCTTGTGCTCAAGCCCCGGTATGCCTTTGCCGCCATGCTCGGCGGCTGGCTGCTCTCGCTGACGTGGCTGCTTTGGGGCGTTCTTCACCCCAGCGGGTATTGGTGGGGCATCGAGCCAATGTACCCGGGCCTGGCGCTGTCACTCCTGATCGGGCTGGCGGGCATCCGCCGCACCCGAATGTGA